Below is a window of Corallococcus silvisoli DNA.
ACCAGCGCGTGCTTGAAGAGGTACACGGGCCCCTTCGGCCGGCGCTTGCGGTGCAGCAGCCCCGCCCCCACCAGCCGCTCCAGGTCCGCCTCCAGCGCCTCGGGCGTGAGGGGGCTCACGTGGCGCAGCAGCTCGTGCGTCAGCTCGCGCCCCAGCACGGACGCCACCTGCGCGGTCTCCTTGCCGCGGCCCAGCCGGTCCAACCGGGCGACGAGCAGGTCGCGCAAGGTGCCCGGCACCGCGGGGCCCGCCTTGCCGGCCTCCAGCGCGAAGCGGCCCTCGCGCTCCACCAGCGCGCCGGACTCGCGAAGCGAGCGCACCAGCTCCTCGACGAACAGGGGGATGCCGTCCGTGCGCGAGGCGATCTCCTCCAGCGCCTCGGGGGACAGCGGGCCTCCCGCGGCGGCGGTGGCCAGCCGCTCCACCTCGCCGCGCGCGAGGGCCCCCAGCCCCACCTGCGTCACCGAGGACGCGGGCCACGGCGGCTCGAACTCCGGCCGCGCGCTGAACACCGCGAGCAGGCGCGACGAGGACACCTCCGCCACCAGCTCCTTGAGCAGCTCCAGCGTGGACGGGTCCGCCCAGTGCAGATCCTCCAGCGCCAGCACCACCGGCTGGCGCTCCGCCAACGCGGCGAGGAACGCCAGCAGCGCGTGGCGCGTGAGCTCCCGGTGCTTCAGCGGTGACACGTCCAGCGGAGCCCAGCGCTCCGGCGGCAGCGGCAGCGACAGCAGCGGCGCGAACAGCGGCAGCGTCTCCGCCAGGTCGAAGCTGTAGCCGGACAGCAGCGCCTCCAGTCCCTTCAGCCGGCCTTCGGGCGGCAGGTCGCGGTGGGGGTCCAGCATCCGCGTGAGCAGGTCCACCACGGGGAAGTACGCCTGGCTGGAGCTGTCCGCCGTGCAGCGCGCCTCCAGCCACGTGTGCGGCTCCACGCCCAGCCGGTCGCCCAGCTCGCGGGTGAGGCGCGACTTGCCGATGCCCGGCTCACCGGACACGAGCACCGCCTGCCCCTGCCCGGCGCGCACCTGCTCCCAGCGCGCCAGCAGCAGCTCCAGCTCCCGCGCGCGGCCCACCAGGGACAGCGCGTCGTCCTCGCCGCTCCACGTGGCGTCCGCGCCCTGGAGCACGAACGTCTCCAGGCCGGGCGGCAGCAGCTCGTCGGGGGATGTGGGGACCGGCTCCAGCGGGAAGTGCTTGCGCACCAGCTGCTGCGTGTCCCCGGTGACGAGGATGGCGCCCGAGGGCGCGGAGGTGGACAGGCGGAAGGCCAGCTTGGGCGTGGTGCCCACCACGAAGCCCAGCCCGGACAGCGTCGGGTCCCGCTGTTCGCGCGACACCACGAGCCCGGTGTGCAGGCCCACGCGGATCTCCACCCGCGTGCCGTGCTCGGACTCGATGGCGCGGCCCCGGCGGCGCACCTCGGCCACCATGTCCAGCGCCGCCTGCGCGGCCCGCCGCGCGTCGTCCTCCCGCGCCGCCGGGTAGCCGAAGTAGAAGAGGACGATGTCGCCCAGGGCGCTGGCGATGTGGCCGTTGTAGCGCCGGGCGATTTCAATGCAGACCTCCTGCTGGGCGCCCAGCACGTGGTCCAGCTCCTCGATGTCCACCGGGCCCGGCGCCGTCTGGGTGGCGGACAGCGTGCAGCACACCACCGTCAACTGCCGGCGCTCGCCCTCCGCCCACCTCCGGCCACGCGTGGACAGGGCGTTGGGCGTGCGGCTGGACAGCTCCACCGTCGCCGTCTCCGCGTTGGGCGCCGCGGGCTGGATGCGCACGGGCGTGGGCCGGCGCGGCAGGTTGGAGACGTCCACCGCCTCCAGCTGGCGCAGCAGCACCTCCGCGGTCACGGTGCGCTGCGAAGGATCCTTGGCGGTGACGCGCTGGAGCAGCTTGCCCAGCGGGTGCGCGGCGATGACCGGGGGAACGGGCACCGGCTCCGCGGAGAGCTGCTGGAAGATGACCTCCGCGACGGTGGCGCCCTCGAAGACGCGCCGGCCGGTGAGGCACTCCAGGAACACCAGGCCCCAGGCGTACAGGTCCGAGCGCGGCGTGGGCGCCTGCCCGCGCAGCTGCTCCGGCGCCGCGTACGACGGCGTGCCCAGCGATTCGTTGGTGGAGGTGATGCGCGGCTGCGCATCCGCGCGCGCCAGCTCCTCCGTCACCGACCCGATGCCGAAGTCCAGCACCAGCGCGTTGCGGCGCGCGCCCGTGGGCACCACCATGACGTTCGCGGGCTTCAGGTCGCGGTGCACCACGTTCTGCGCGTGCGCGCACGCCAGCGCGTCCAGCAGCTGGAGCATCAGGTGGCGCGCCTCCACCGGATCCAGCACGCCCTCCTCCGCGAGCACCTGCGCCAGGTTCCTGCCCGGGACGAACTCGAAGATGGAGTAGACGGCGCCGCCCTGCGCGCGCCCGGAGTCGATGAGGCGCACGATGTTCGGGTGGTGCATCTGCGCGCACAGCTTCATCTCGCGCTCGAACCGCGCGCTCCTGCGCTCCACCGACTCCGGCGTCGCGCCCTCCGTCAGCCGCAAGAGCTTCACCGCGACGCTCTGGCCGGTGGTCACCTGCCGGGCCTTGTAGACGCGGCCGAAGCCGCCCTCGCCCAGCTCGGACAGGATTTCGTAGCGGCCCTGGAAGGCGTCCAGCAGGTGGGGGTCCATGGGGTTCTTCATCGCGTTCCCGAGCCTCGCTCCATTGACGACCGTGCACCGCCCCGCCGGGGCAGCGTGATGACGAACTCCGTGAACTCGCCCGGCACCGACTCCATGCGGAAGGTGCCCTGATGGCCCTGGACGATGATGTCATGGCTGAGCGACAGCCCCAGCCCCGTCCCCTGCCCGGGCGGCTTCGTGGTGAAGAACGGGTCGAAGATTCTGCCCGCGCTCTCCGTGGGGATGCCGGGACCGTTGTCCCGCAGCCGCACTTCCACCTGATCCAAACGCGCCAGGGTGCGCACCTTGAGCACCGGCACGTACGCGGCGCCCTGTGCCTGTCGCTTCTGACGCATGGCGTAGAGCGCGTTGTCCACGATGTTGATGATGACGCGGCCGACCTCCGCGCGGATGAGCTCCAGGCGTCCGACGTCCGGGGCGTACTCCGCGTCCAGACGCACCGGCAGGGGCTCGCCGCGCATGCCGCCCTGGCCCAGGGCGACGCTCTCCGCGACCAGGGTGTTGAGGTCCACCTCCTCGCGCGGGCCGGGCGCGCGGCGCGCGTGCTGGAGCATGCCCTGGATGAGCGCGTCCGCGCGGCGGCCGTGCTCGTATATCTTCTGGACGTTGGTGCGCAGGCACGCGAGCGCCTCGTCCACGTCGCGCGCGGAGGCCGGCGTCAGCTGTCCCCGCTGCGGCTCCAGCACCCCGGCCAGGTCCTCCGTGAGGCCCACCGACAGGCCGGCGAAGTTGCTGATGAAGTTGAGCGGGTTGCGCAGCTCGTGCGCCATGCCGCCCACCATGGCCGCCAGCGAGGCCAGCTTCGCGTCCATGATGAGCTGCATCCGCTGCACCGTCTCCTCTTCGATGCGGCGATAGAGCCGGGCGTTCTCCAGCGCGAGCGCGGCCTGTCCCGCGAACGCGACGAGGAAGTCCAGGTCGTCCTCGGAGAAGCTCCGGGGCGCGGACACGTTGTCCACGTACAGCACGCCCAGCACCTCGTCGCGCGGCTTGAGCGGCACGCACATGGAGGCGCGGATGGAGCTGAAGATGACGGAGTCGGCCGCGCCCAGGCGCGGATCATTCACCGCGTCGGAGAACAGGGCCGCCACGCTGCGGCGCAGGACGAAGTCCACGATGTTCTGGCTGAAGATGGGGCCGCGCACGGCCGCGCCCTCCGCCGTCTTCGACACGCGCGGCTCCAGCTTCCCGGAGCCCTCGTCCAGGAGCAGGATGACGCCCCGGTCCACGGGGAGGATCTGGAACGCCAGGTCGAGCACCCGGCCGGGGAGCGCGTCCAGGTCGTCCGTGACGGACAGCAGCTTGGCCACCTCCTGGAGGAGGCGCATGCGCTCGCGGGCGCGCCGGGCCGCGCTGGCGGCCTCTTCGGCGGATGGCTCCTGGCCGGACACGGCTTGCACCAGCGTCTTCAGCGGCACGCGGGTGAGCGCGCGCGTGAGCTGGGGACGGGGCTCGTCGGAGGCACCGGACGGCTCGCCAGGACGGCCGGGGGCCACCCCGGGCGGGGGGTCGCGGGTGAGCAGGAAGACGAGCTCGCCCAGGGTCAGCGTGTCGCCGGGGCGCAGCTCCTTGCGGCGGATCTGCACGCCGTTGACGAAGGTGCCGTTCTTGCTCTGCAGGTCGGTGACGATGAAGCGGCCGTCGGCGGACTCGATGCGGGCGTGTTGGCGCGACAGGCTGCGGTGCGGAATGCAGATGGCCTGATCGTCGGCGCGGCCAATGGTGATGGTCGCGTCCCCCAGGGGGTAGGTCAGCTCATCCGACTGACCGGGGTTGTAGACGAGCATCGGCACGGCGCGGACCCCCTCCAGTGTCGAAGCCTAGCCGAAAAGCCCCCGCGGCCACCCTGCCCTGCCCGCACGTCCCAGGGAGTCGTTCGCCGGGACAACGACGCATCCCGGCGCGAAGCGGAGGCCCACGGCGGTGTGCTAGGCGGCGCTCGCGGCGGGGACCAGCAGCCCCCGGTCCCGAAGCGTGTCGAGGATGCGCTCCAGCCCCGCCTCGACCGTCTCCGCGTCGGAGCGCACGATGATCTCCGGCGCTTCCGGCGGCTCGTAGGGATCCGACACGCCGGTGAAGTGGGGGATCTCCCCCGCCAGGGCCTTCTTGTAGAGCCCCTTCACGTCGCGGGCGATGAGGGCCTCCAGGCTGGCCTGGACGTAGACCTCCAGGAAGGGGATGCCGGCCTGGGTGGCCAGGGCCCGCACCTCGTCCCGGGAGCTCTTGTACGGAGAGATGGCGGCGGTGATGACGCCCACCTCGTGCCGGGCCAGCACGCGCGCCACGTAGCCGATGCGACGGACGTTCTCCTCGCGGTCCTCGCGGCTGAAGCCCAGGCCGCGGGACAGGTACGTGCGCACCTCGTCCCCGTCGAGCAGCTCCACGCGCTGCACGGGCGAGAGCTGGCGCGCCACCGCGGTGGACAGCGTGCTCTTGCCCGCGCCGGACATGCCAGTGAACCAGAGGATGAAGCCCGGACGCTGTTGCATCGCTGTCTGCTCCTACCTGTCCACCGCGGGACCGTTGATCATCCCCGCGCCCACGGTGGCGTTGGTGCTCTCGTCGATGAGGATGAAGCTGCCGGTGCTGCGGTTGCGCCGGTACTCGTCGAAGAAGAGCGGCACCGTCGTGCGCAGCGTCACCCGCCCCACTTCGTTGAGCTTCAGGCCCTGGCTCTGGTCGTCCCGGTGCAGGGTGTTGACGTCCAGCCGGTAGTGCAGCTGCTTCACCATCGCGCGCGCCATGCGGGTGGTGTGCTTGATGGCCAGCCGAGACCCGCTGTTCAGCTGCGTCTGGTCCGACAGCCAGCACACCATCGCGTCGATGTCCTGGCTCGCGACGGGAGGGTTGCCCGGGCGGCACAGCATGTCGCCGCGGCTGATATCCAGCTCCTCCTCCAGCGACACGTTCACCGACATGGGCGGGAACGCCTCCGTCAGCGGCTTGCCGGCCAGCTCCAGCGACTTGATGCGCGTGGTGAAGCCGGACGGCATCACCATCACCTCGTCGCCCGGCCGCATCACGCCGCCCAGGAGCTGCCCGGAGTACGCGCGGTAGTCGTGGAACTTCTTCGCGGACGCGGGCCGGATGACCCCCTGCACGGGGAAGCGCAGGTGGATGAGGTCGCGGTCGGACGCGATGTGCACGTTCTCCAGGTGGTGCAGGAGCGTGGGCCCCTGGTACCAGGGCATCCGCTCCGAGCGCGTCACCACGTTGTCCCCGCCCAGCGCGGAGATGGGGATGAACGACAGGTCCGTCACGTCCAGCTTCATGGAGAACTGGCGGAACTCCTCGCGGATGCGCTCGAAGACGCTCGCGTCGAAGTCCACCAGGTCCATCTTGTTCACGCACAGCACCAGGTGCGGCACGCGCAGCAGCGACGCGATGAAGGCATGCCGGCGCGTCTGCTCCAGCACGCCCTTGCGCGCGTCCACCAGGATGAGCGCCAGGTCCGCCGTGGACGCGCCCGTCACCATGTTGCGCGTGTACTGCAGGTGCCCGGGCGTGTCCGCGATGATGAACTTGCGCTTCACCGTGGAGAAGTAGCGGTACGCCACGTCGATGGTGATGCCCTGCTCGCGCTCGGCCTTGAGCCCGTCCAGCAGCAGCGCCAGGTTGACGTACTCGTCGCCCCGCGCGTGGCTGGTGCGCTCCACCGCGGCGAGCTGGTCCTCGAGGATGGACTTCGTGTCGAACAACAGCCGCCCGATGAGGGTGCTCTTGCCGTCATCCACGGAGCCCGCGGTCGCGAATCTCAGCAGTTCCACTAGAAGTATCCCTCGCGCTTGCGGTCTTCCATCGCCGTCTCACTGAACTTGTCGTCCGCGCGGCTCGCGCCGCGCTCGGTGACGCGGGACGCCTGCACCTCCGCGATGACCTGCTCCACCGTGGACGCGGTGGACTCCACGCAGGCGGTGCACGTCATGTCGCCCACCGTGCGGAAGCGCACCGTCTCCGTCGTCACCTGCTCCCCGGGCAGCATGGGCAGGAAGGGCGACCAGGCCATCAACATCCCGTCGCGCCGGAACACCTCGCGCCGGTGCGTGTAGTAGATGGACGGCAGCGCCACGTTCTCCCGGCCGATGTACTGCCAGATGTCCAGCTCGGTCCAGTTGGACAGCGGGAAGACCCGCAGGTGTTCGCCCCGGCGGTGGCGGCCGTTGTAGAGCGCCCACAGCTCCGGCCGCTGGTTCTTCGGATCCCACTGGCCGAACTCGTCGCGGAAGGAATACACGCGCTCCTTGGCGCGGGCCTTCTCCTCGTCGCGGCGGGCGCCACCGAAGACGGCGTTGAAGCCGTTCTTCTCGATGGCCTCCAACAGCGGCTGCGTCTGAAGGCGGTTGCGCGAAGCGCGGGGGCCGCGCTCCTCCGTCACCTTCCCCGCGTCGATGGACTCCTGGACCGACGCGACGATGAGCCGCGCGCCCAGCTCCGCCACCCGTTCGTCGCGATACTGGAGGACCTCCGGGAAGTTGTGCCCCGTATCCACGTGCATCAGCGGAAACGGCAGCGGCGCGGGCCAGAAGGCCTTCACCGCCAGGTGCAACATCACCGCGGAGTCCTTCCCACCCGAGAAGAGCAGCACCGGCCGATCCAGCTCCGCCGCGACTTCCCGGATGATGAAGATGGACTCGGCTTCCAGCGCCTCAAGATGTGAAAGCTCGTAGCTCACGGCCAAGCAAGGTACCACAACCGTCCCTCCACCCAACCGTGGCTGTGAAAGTTTCCGTGAGACACGCCAGATGAGACATGCGGGGGCCGGTGATGAAACACGACGGCCCGACCTGACGGGGTGGACGCCTTCACGGGGCCGCACTCCGGGTGGGTGGCGCGGGGGCTCGCGCAGTGTGCGGGAAGGCGTTCCGCCCCGACGGCACATGGTATAGACGGCCGCGTCATGGCAAGCGCTTCCACTCCTGTCCTGGATCGTTGGTTTCCGTCCCGCAAGCCGCAGCCCGAGCCTCGGCTGCGCCTGTTCTGCCTGCCGTTCGCCGGCGGGAGCGCGGCCATCTACACGCCCTGGAGCATGGCGCTGCCCACGGGCGTGGAGCTGTGCGCGGTGCAGCTGCCCGGCCGCGAGCGGCGCCTGATGGAGCCGGCGCTCAAGTCGCTGCCGGAGCTGATGGCGGTGCTGATGCCGGCGCTGACGCCGCTGATGGACCGGCCCTTCGCGCTGTTCGGCTACAGCATGGGGGCGCGCATCGGCCTGGAGGTGGCGCGGACGCTGAAGCGCCAGGGCGGGCCCCAGCCCCTGGGCTTCATCGCGGCGGCGGCGCCCCCGCCGGCGCACAACGAGCGGGAGGCCATCCACAAGCTGGACGACCCGGGCTTCATCGCGAAGCTGCGCGACTACGACGGCACGCCGGAGGAGGTCCTTCAACACAAGGAGCTGCTGGAGCTCATCCTCCCCACGCTGCGCGCGGACTTCGCGCTGGCCTGGTCCGAGGACGGCAAGGACGCGGTCCCCCTGGACATCCCGCTGTCCGTGTACGCGGGCAAGGGGGACAAGCACGTGGGCCTGGACACGATGGAGCACTGGCGCGCGGAGTCCACCGCCGACGTGCGCATCCGCCACTTCGAGGGGGGCCACTTCTTCATCCGCACGCACGGGCCGCCGGTGCTGGCCGCCGTGCGCGAGGACCTGACGCGCTGGATGACGACCCCCTAGGCCTCCGCGGAGGACGGGCCCTTCGCCCTCCGGCCGCTCGCGCGTGAAGCCGGGCCGGCGGATACTTCCGCGCATGGCTCAGCACCGCATCCATGCCGGGACGGACATCGCGTGCGTGGGAATCTGGGACGCGGGGCTCCCCCCTTCGGAGCGCCCCCTCTCGGACAAGATGCTGGACGCGAGCGCGGCGCGCGGAGAGCTGCTCGCCATCCACACCAGCGCGGACGGCGGCTACCTCCTCCAGGTCCACGTCGACGAGCCGTTCGTTCCGCCGGCCTCGCCGCCGTTCGAGACGCTCGGACGCGAGTTCGGGCTCCACCTGGGGTCGGGAAGCGCGCTGGCGGGTGGGTGCGAGGACTTTCGCAGTCCCCGCCCCCAGATCACGTCCGCGGACGACCGGCTCCAGGTCGAGCCGTCCTGGTATCGCGTCCGGGTCCACCTCAACCGGATGGAGTCGGACGAGGACGAGCAGCGCTCCCACGAGGAAGCCGCGCGGGCCCTGACCGAGGAGGAGCTCGCGCGGTACCGCTCGCAGGGGAAGGCCCTCCGCACCAACGCCCTCATCACCGGGGCGGCGGTCGCCACCGTCGTGGCCACCGTGCTCTTGCGAGGCGGGCTCGTCCTCGGCGTACTCGCCGCGCTCATCGCCGCCGCGACGGGCTGGAGGCGCCTGCGCGTCAAGCGGGAGGGATACGACGCGCTCCACGTGCGCTACCAGCGCGCCCTCGATGCGGCCACCCCGCCGGACATCGTCCTGGAGTTGTACCGCGCCGAGGGTCCCCTTCCAGGGGGCACCGTGGCGCTGGACGACGCGACCTTCACCTGATCCGCTAGGCCGTCACGATGCGCGGGGGCGCGTCACCGGAGAGCGGCACGGTGTGCTGCCAGCGCACCGTGAGCGCCCCACCGCGGGGCCTGCGGAAGGCCACCGCTGCCTGGTGACGGGCGGACGGCCGGTGCTGCATGAACTGCCACACGTCCGGCAGGTCCTGCATCCGAGGGTCGAAGCTGATGCGCGGCATCTGCCCCGGCACCAGGTCGAAGGCGAATTGATCCAGCGGCAGCGACAGGCCCGCGCCCCTCGCCTTGATGTAGGCCTCCTTCAGGGTCCAGTACTCGAAGAAGCGCTCGCGCTGGCGCTCCTTCGGCAGGGAGCGCAGCGCCTGCACCTCCGCGCGCGCGAAGTAGTGGTCGGCGATCTCCACGCTCTCCCCGGGGCGCTCCGCGTCCTCGATGTCCGCGCCCAGGTCCACGTCCCGGCCCACCGCGACCAGCGCCATGCCGTCGGTGTGGCTCAGGTTGAAGCGCAGCCACTGCCCCTCCGGACCGGCGATGGCCGGGCGCCCGTATTCGTTGGGGACGAAGCGCCACGCCTCTGGCGCGACGGGCGCGTAGCGAGACAGGGTCAGCCGCACCAGCGCGTGCGACACCAGGTACTGACGCTGGTGGCGCTCGAAGTGGAAGCGCCGCTGCCGCTCGCGCTCGCCACCGTCCAGCAGGGCCTTGTAGGCCTCCAGCAGGCGCGGGTCGTCGATGCGCTCGGGCTCGACGAGCCACACGTGGACCTCGTCGGAACCCAGGGCCAGGGGCGAGAAGGAAGAGGACACCGTCATGTCGCGCAGGGAAGCAGGAACCGCCGCGCATGTCACGGGGGCTGGTCCGCCCGTGCCGGGGCCGCGTAGGCTCCGCGGGCCGCGCGCTCGCGCCGGGCCTGTCGCACCTGGGGGAGAACAGCCGCATGGACCTGTCCGCCGCGACGACCAAGCTCCAGGCGCTGCGCCGGGACATGAACGGCCACACGGACCGGACCGACGAGCGCCGCATCCTGGACCTGCTGGAGGGCGCCACCGGCGAGGAGCTGAACTTCCTGCTCGCCAACGTGGATCTGGTGCGGCTGCTGTCGGACCTGGACGACCGGCTCCTGGGCCCCGACCACCGCACCGCGCTCCTGGAGCTGCTGTGCGCGCGCCGGGCGGCGGAGCTGTCCCTGCCGGTGCGCGCGTCGCTGGCCACCGCGCTCCAGAAGGGCGCCACGCGCGCGAAGGCGGAAGCGCGGCTGCGCGACCTGTTCCTGGGCCTGAAGGGCCGCGAGCTGACCGCGTTCAAGAACCTGCTCGACGCGGGCGGCGACTCCCACGACCTGCACCATCTTGTGTTCGACGACGTGGACGACCCGGCGGTGCGCGAGGCGCTGCTCACCCACTTCCAGCGGGAGGCCGCGGCCTCTCCCAGCGGTGAGAACAAGGTCCTGAGCGACATCGACGACACGTTCTTCCGCAACTGGGTCGACCCGCGCTATCCGCCGAAGACGGTGTACCCAGGGGTGCTCGCGTTCTACCAGGAGCTGGACCGGGGGCCGGGCATCATCCCGGGCCGCGCGGGCGACCTCGTCTTCGTGAGCGCCCGGCCCCGCGATCCGCTGGGCCTCATCGAGAACGCCACGCTGGAGTCCCTGCGCGAGCGCGGCGTCCCGCTGTCGGTGATGCTCTCCGGCAGCTTCTTCCATCTCGTGGGCAACACGCGCATCGCTCAGAAGAAGTTCGAGAACTTCGAACAGTACGCCCGCCTCTTCCCCGAATACGGCTTCGTCTTCGTGGGCGACAGCGGCCAGGGCGATGTGGAGTTCGGCGCCCGCATGCGGGCCACCCACCCCCAGGCGGTGCGCGCCGTGTTCATCCACGACGTGGTGGCGACCCCGCGGCCGGTGCGCGACGAGTGGCGCGCACGGCACCTCTTCTTCTTCGACACGTACGTGGGCGCCGCGGTGGAGGCCTTCCACGCGGGCGTCATTTCCCGCGACGGGGTGGACCGCATCGCCGCCGCCGCGAGCGAAGCCCTGGCGGCCATTGCCTTCCCCTCCCCCGCGCGGCGCCATGAGCGAGAAGCGGAGCTGGCCCACGACCTCGCCCGGGCCCAGGCGCTTCCCCGCGCGTCGGCTGTCTGAAGGTCGACCCGGGACGGCCCGGGCCGCATGGCTCGGAGCGTGAGCATCCTGGCCCCCAAGCCCGGGGTGGCGCCCACTTCCCATCAGCCGCCACGTCCGAGGGTCCCGGGCAGTTGGCGTGCTGCTTGAGGAGCCCCAACCTTGCCACCGCTTCACAGGGGTGGAGCGGGCCGTCTGGGGACGGAAGGAAGGGCTCCGGCGAGGCCGGGGCCCTTCCGGGGCGTGAAAAGGCACGCGGGTCCGATGGAACTGTTTCCCATCCATTTGTTGTTCATCGTCGTCCTGATGAACCGCTACATCCTCGGCCCCTTCCTCCGGCGGCTGAAGGGTCAGCGGTTCGAACGGGTTGATGACACCTACCGTCCCCGGGTCGCCATCATCATCCCCCTCTTCAACGAGGGCGAAGGCATCTTCCACACGGTGCGGGCGCTGCTGGCACAGGACTACCCCCGCGAGCTCACGGAGATCATCGTCGT
It encodes the following:
- a CDS encoding phosphatase domain-containing protein, encoding MSRGLVRPCRGRVGSAGRALAPGLSHLGENSRMDLSAATTKLQALRRDMNGHTDRTDERRILDLLEGATGEELNFLLANVDLVRLLSDLDDRLLGPDHRTALLELLCARRAAELSLPVRASLATALQKGATRAKAEARLRDLFLGLKGRELTAFKNLLDAGGDSHDLHHLVFDDVDDPAVREALLTHFQREAAASPSGENKVLSDIDDTFFRNWVDPRYPPKTVYPGVLAFYQELDRGPGIIPGRAGDLVFVSARPRDPLGLIENATLESLRERGVPLSVMLSGSFFHLVGNTRIAQKKFENFEQYARLFPEYGFVFVGDSGQGDVEFGARMRATHPQAVRAVFIHDVVATPRPVRDEWRARHLFFFDTYVGAAVEAFHAGVISRDGVDRIAAAASEALAAIAFPSPARRHEREAELAHDLARAQALPRASAV